The nucleotide sequence AGCCATTTTGTTTTACGTGCATACGCATTTTCCCTCCAAAACTGTGGATAGTTTATAAAAGTATTGCGGAAAGAGAGGAGAGTTATTTTTGGCAAACTCCCCTCACATTCAGAAGTAGCTCCACCTCAACTCCCTCTACCCAAAACCCTGAGTCCCCTTCCCTCAAACTTTCCCAACACACAACCTCTTAGTTTTTCTGAAAAAAAGTCCCTTGAGATCCGTCTCCATTGACTCGGACCTGCGGCAAGGGCAGGAATGGCTCTACTGctcttcctctgtttgtttactccACATCCCCTCCATTCTTGCACTCTTCCTCCTCCTCAATCTCCCTTCCACCTCTATCTTCTCTCAGTTTCGCCGGTAGCGGTTCTTAGGCTTCTCCCCACAACCAGTGGCCTCGCAAGAGGACAGAGTCGGGTTCTTTCCGGAGTTGATGCTGCTGAGCAAGCCTGGTAGTTCGTGGGTGATGGCCTTCTCTATCTTCTCCAGCAGGCAACCACCCATGTAGGAGCATTGAGAAGAGAGTTGCTTGAAGCTGCTAATTGAGTTGATCCCGAAGAAGTCGCGGTAAGCAGCCCGGTTTGGCAGGTCGAACTTGCTGACGTTGGTTTTTGCCAGAATAGACTTGAAAATGTAGAACTTGTCGGGATCATCTATGATCTCATTGAACACCAGTTCAGGATCACTAAAGAAGGTCATCTTTTCCTTGAAGGTCTGTACATAGCGATCCACTAAGAGGGCATGAATACGGACACGGATGCCGTGTTGTCGTATGAAGGCGATTTTGTTCTCCAGCCGGTTCTCGATCACTTGGTTCAGGTCTTCTAGCAAAGATATTTCTTCACGTTTGAAGAGTTCAAGGCTGGTGTCGGAGGCATAGTCATAGGGCCAGAAAGAGCTGACATAGACGCGGGGTGGTTCGGTCACATTAATGAGGGGTGCCAGACTCCAGAAGAGAGCGCCGTAGACGCGCATGAGATCCTGGGTCACCAAACTGTCGGCCTTATTGAGGATGATACGGATCTGGGACTCTCGACCTTTTAGCTGTCTGAAGAGCATTTCCAACTCCAGG is from Xyrauchen texanus isolate HMW12.3.18 chromosome 8, RBS_HiC_50CHRs, whole genome shotgun sequence and encodes:
- the srl gene encoding sarcalumenin isoform X1, yielding MKVLVSLYVFVPLLVLATAEEEEVLDSILRDRSHIEETLRLAADDEAGDYAAALQRLRKIYHNSIRPMEHAYKYNELRQHEISAYPGRTLGDSATDGEITSKPMVLLLGPWSVGKSSMINYLLGLKDTPYQLYTGAEPTTSEFTVIMHGEKIRTVEGIVMAADSSRSFSPLEKFGQTFLEKLVGIEMPHKLLERVTFVDTPGIIENRKQQERGYPFNDVCQWFIDRADLIFVVFDPTKLDVGLELEMLFRQLKGRESQIRIILNKADSLVTQDLMRVYGALFWSLAPLINVTEPPRVYVSSFWPYDYASDTSLELFKREEISLLEDLNQVIENRLENKIAFIRQHGIRVRIHALLVDRYVQTFKEKMTFFSDPELVFNEIIDDPDKFYIFKSILAKTNVSKFDLPNRAAYRDFFGINSISSFKQLSSQCSYMGGCLLEKIEKAITHELPGLLSSINSGKNPTLSSCEATGCGEKPKNRYRRN
- the srl gene encoding sarcalumenin isoform X2, with protein sequence MKVLVSLYVFVPLLVLATAEEEEVLDSILRDRSHIEETLRLAADDEAGDYAAALQRLRKIYHNSIRPMEHAYKYNELRQHEISDGEITSKPMVLLLGPWSVGKSSMINYLLGLKDTPYQLYTGAEPTTSEFTVIMHGEKIRTVEGIVMAADSSRSFSPLEKFGQTFLEKLVGIEMPHKLLERVTFVDTPGIIENRKQQERGYPFNDVCQWFIDRADLIFVVFDPTKLDVGLELEMLFRQLKGRESQIRIILNKADSLVTQDLMRVYGALFWSLAPLINVTEPPRVYVSSFWPYDYASDTSLELFKREEISLLEDLNQVIENRLENKIAFIRQHGIRVRIHALLVDRYVQTFKEKMTFFSDPELVFNEIIDDPDKFYIFKSILAKTNVSKFDLPNRAAYRDFFGINSISSFKQLSSQCSYMGGCLLEKIEKAITHELPGLLSSINSGKNPTLSSCEATGCGEKPKNRYRRN